In Nymphaea colorata isolate Beijing-Zhang1983 chromosome 5, ASM883128v2, whole genome shotgun sequence, one genomic interval encodes:
- the LOC116254949 gene encoding mediator of RNA polymerase II transcription subunit 15a-like isoform X3, producing MEGSGWRPAQGDPGMASGDWRSELSTESRQRIVNKIMDTLKKHLPISGPEGLSELNKIAVRFEEKIYAAATSQPDYLRKISLKMLTMESKSSNTNPLASNSAAGIQNSPDPAPHSVQQVRNQGPPLPISLPGQAQARQPMLSQNVQNPVASGNVQITSNMSAALPSITGTGTSLPSAVSQGSTLPSMSGIPQNSVNSSMGQGVPQHMFSNAQRQLQARQQSQQVASQQHQQQPQNQQFYHQQLQQQMSKSKMQQQGNIQSSLLQQSHMQQHQPLLQPNQMQPSQPLMQTTQQPSLQSSQVALQQPQASVMQTTQQSGLQHSQQQSLPQSVSPVIQQHQQSMFRHQQSQQSSVQQHPSVIHQHQPQTNQASVLPSQQQQQLMGQTNSSGVQQNQMLGQQNTVPDLQQQQQRMFSQQNLANMQQQQQQQQQQQQQQQQQQQQQQQQQLLGQHGNIPTMHQQSQQLGQQGSISGLQQHPQLLGSQSGTSNLQQHSHPIHQILQHSKSTIQHQQPQQASSTLLQQQAQQSQTQPLQQQMMPQIQNQPTQLQQQIPLQQQPNNLQRELQKRVQTSGGLLQQPGVVDQQKPQFQSQRVLPEASSAPMETTPQAVHATTIDWQEEVYQKIKALKDLYFDELNDLYQKLTLKCQQQDALSQTQMQSDQIDKLRNYRNVLKTTLTYLTIPKNGISPGFKDKIGSFERQILYILNMFKARKPTQNQQGQQQQLPPPSGGQSLSVQQQQQQLPPPSGSQSLSLQQQQHQPQPQISQLQHNDSHANQLHSVNLQNSLNSMQSSTMTTMQHGSMPLGQNAGIPTSQQNMRNVLQSGSHMDPTQANNLGTLQPNTVSSLSQGGGGTLQQNTVNASQQSALGSLPQSSMNAMQQTNVNTQTNANMLQHQQQLKQMQQRHMQQHIIQQQHKQQIMQQTQLQQQYQQQQLHMHQKQQQSAQLQAHQMTQLHQMNDVSELKVKHGVGLKAGLLQQQQQQHSMGQRAAFQQLKTGTSFSVSSPQLLQTASPQISQHSSPQVDPQSLLTVTSAPKVGTPMQAANSPFVVPSPSTPFSHSPLPADTEKPGTSPLSNTGNTVNQQSTALSAQAQSLAIGTPGISPSPLLAEFTTQDGNLGATAALGPSGKSSTNERPFDRLIKAVSSVSSKAFTSSINDITAVMNLTDRMVGSAPGNGARTAVGEDLAATTRCRIQARSLVAQDGNAASRKMKRSTSAMPLNVVSSAGSINNSLSLLTSVESSELESTATSRVKRQKAEVNQILLDEIKDINEKLIDTIIDVSDEDSDLSSATAEGSGGIVIKCSYNAVALSQNMKSQYALAQISPILPLKLLVPSNYPKTSPILLDIRPVDVSMEGEDLSAKAKAKFSLSVRGLPQPMTLGDIARTWDACARKVMEEYAQQTGGGSFSSRYGAWENCVSA from the exons GCCGGCACAAGGAGATCCGGGGATGGCATCAGGCGATTGGAGGTCCGAGCTATCCACGGAGTCCCGACAGAGGATTGTCAACAAGAT AATGGATACACTAAAAAAACATTTACCAATCTCGGGTCCCGAAGGACTTTCTGAACTTAATAAAATTGCTGTcagatttgaagaaaaaatctaTGCTGCTGCAACAAGTCAG CCTGATTATTTGCGGAAAATATCTCTCAAAATGCTTACTATGGAATCAAAATCTTCTAATACAAATCCATTGGCATCAAACTCTGCTGCTGGCATCCAAAATTCACCAGATCCAG CACCACATAGTGTGCAGCAAGTGCGGAATCAGGGACCACCTTTGCCTATTTCCTTACCTGGTCAGGCTCAAGCAAGGCAGCCGATGTTGTCCCAGAATGTTCAAAATCCTGTTGCATctggaaatgtacaaattacTTCAAATATGTCTGCTGCATTGCCTTCTATTACAGGAACAGGGACCAGTCTACCCAGTGCTGTGAGCCAGGGTTCTACTTTACCAAGTATGTCTGGTATTCCTCAGAATTCTGTAAATAGTTCTATGGGGCAGGGTGTTCCACAGCACATGTTTTCAAATGCTCAAAGGCAACTCCAAGCAAGGCAGCAGTCACAACAGGTTGCCTCTCAACAGCATCAGCAACAACCACAAAATCAACAATTTTATCATCAGCAGCTACAGCAACAAATGTCGAAATCGAAAATGCAACAACAGGGAAATATCCAGTCATCACTCTTGCAACAGTCACACATGCAACAACATCAACCACTATTGCAACCAAACCAGATGCAACCTTCGCAACCCCTTATGCAGACAACTCAACAGCCTTCTCTTCAGTCAAGCCAGGTAGCTCTTCAGCAACCACAAGCTTCTGTGATGCAGACAACTCAACAGTCTGGCCTGCAACATAGTCAGCAACAATCGTTGCCGCAGTCTGTTTCACCAGTCATTCAGCAACATCAGCAGTCAATGTTCAGACATCAGCAATCACAGCAATCTTCTGTACAGCAACATCCATCTGTAATTCATCAGCATCAGCCTCAAACGAACCAGGCATCTGTGCTGCCAtcacagcagcagcagcaattgATGGGTCAAACAAATTCTTCAGGCGTACAGCAAAATCAGATGCTGGGACAGCAAAATACTGTGCCAGATttgcagcagcaacagcagagGATGTTCAGTCAGCAGAACCTTGCAAAcatgcagcagcagcaacaacaacaacaacaacagcagcaacaacaacaacaacaacaacaacaacaacaacaacaacagttGCTGGGTCAGCATGGTAATATCCCAACCATGCATCAGCAGTCACAGCAATTAGGCCAACAAGGTAGTATTTCAGGGCTTCAGCAACATCCACAATTACTGGGGTCACAGTCCGGCACTTCTAACCTGCAGCAACACTCGCATCCAATTCATCAGATTCTTCAACATTCTAAGTCTACTATTCAGCATCAACAACCTCAGCAGGCTTCCTCAACATTGCTGCAACAGCAGGCTCAGCAGTCACAGACACAACCATTGCAGCAGCAAATGATGCCCCAGATCCAAAATCAGCCTACGCAATTGCAACAGCAGATCCCATTGCAGCAACAACCAAACAATTTACAGAGGGAGCTCCAGAAAAGAGTTCAAACATCAGGTGGCCTATTGCAACAACCAGGTGTAGTTGACCAGCAGAAACCACAGTTTCAGTCACAAAGAGTGTTGCCAGAAGCTTCGTCAG CACCAATGGAAACAACACCTCAGGCAGTGCATGCGACCACAATTGATTGGCAGGAGGAGGTATATCAGAAG ATAAAAGCTTTGAAAGATTTGTACTTTGATGAGCTTAATGATCTATATCAAAAGCTTACCCTAAAATGCCAACAG CAAGATGCTCTTAGCCAGACGCAGATGCAATCAGATCAAATAGATAAGCTGCGGAATTACAGGAATGTACTAAAGACCACTTTAACATATTTGACCATTCCaaaaaatggtatttcaccaGGTTTCAAAGACAAGATAGGCTCGTTTGAGAGGCAGATTCTGTATATCCTTAATATGTTTAAGGCCAGGAAACCTACTCAAAATCAGCAAGGGCAACAGCAGCAGCTTCCACCCCCATCTGGTGGTCAGTCACTATCTgtgcagcagcaacagcagcagcttCCACCACCATCTGGTAGCCAGTCGCTATCcttgcagcagcagcagcaccaaCCACAACCTCAAATCTCCCAGCTACAACACAATGACAGTCATGCTAACCAGTTGCATTCTGTGAATCTACAGAACTCATTAAATTCAATGCAGTCAAGCACTATGACAACCATGCAGCATGGATCCATGCCTTTAGGACAGAATGCTGGGATTCCAACTTCGCAACAGAACATGCGGAATGTGCTGCAATCTGGGTCACATATGGACCCAACGCAAGCAAATAATTTAGGTACCCTGCAACCAAATACAGTGAGTTCTCTTTCACAAGGTGGTGGAGGAACTTTGCAGCAAAATACTGTTAATGCATCTCAACAATCTGCATTGGGTTCCTTGCCACAAAGTAGTATGAATGCCATGCAGCAAACCAATGTTAATACTCAAACAAATGCTAATATGCTACAGCACCAGCAACAGCTTAAGCAAATGCAACAGCGCCATATGCAGCAGCATATTATACAGCAGCAACATAAGCAACAGATTATGCAGCAGACACAGTTGCAGCAGCAATATCAACAACAACAATTACACATGCATCAAAAGCAACAGCAGTCTGCACAACTTCAGGCTCATCAAATGACACAACTTCATCAGATGAATGATGTCAGTGAGCTGAAAGTAAAACATGGGGTTGGTCTTAAAGCTGGActgctgcagcagcagcagcagcagcactcaATGGGTCAGCGTGCAGCATTTCAACAACTTAAGACGGGAACatcattttcagtttcttctcctCAATTACTTCAGACTGCTTCGCCACAGATCTCCCAACATTCTTCACCACAGGTGGATCCACAAAGTTTGCTGACAGTAACATCTGCTCCAAAAGTTGGTACCCCTATGCAAGCCGCTAATTCACCTTTTGTTGTTCCTTCACCCTCCACTCCTTTCTCCCACTCACCTTTACCAGCTGACACTGAAAAGCCTGGAACTTCACCCCTTTCAAACACAGGAAACACTGTGAACCAACAGTCAACTGCTCTATCAGCTCAGGCACAATCTCTTGCAATTGGTACACCTGGAATATCACCCTCGCCTTTGCTTGCAGAATTTACTACTCAGGATGGAAATCTGGGTGCCACTGCAGCGTTAGGTCCAAGTGGCAAATCAAGCACAAATGAGCGGCCCTTTGATCGGTTGATCAAAGCA GTATCATCTGTGTCATCCAAAGCTTTCACATCATCTATCAATGACATAACTGCTGTCATGAATTTGACTGATCGGATGGTAGGATCAGCACCTGGAAATGGAGCTAGGACTGCTGTTGGAGAGGATTTAGCGGCTACAACTAGATGTCGCATTCAAGCAAGGAGTTTGGTTGCACAAGATGGAAATGCTGCATCAAGGAAGATGAAGCGGAGCACAAGTGCAATGCCACTGAATGTTGTGTCATCGGCTGGAAGCATAAACAACAGTCTTTCTCTGCTTACTAGTGTAGAATCATCTGAATTGGAGTCAACTGCGACATCAAGAGTGAAGAGACAAAAAGCTGAG GTTAATCAGATTCTGCTCGATGAAATTAAggatataaatgagaaacttaTTGACACCATCATTGATGTAAGTGATGAAGATAGTGACTTGTCATCTGCCACTGCTGAAGGAAGTGGTGGGATCGTTATCAAGTGCTCCTATAATGCAGTTGCTCTCAGTCAAAATATGAAATCTCAATATGCACTGGCACAAATT TCACCAATTTTACCGTTGAAGTTGCTTGTTCCTTCAAACTACCCCAAGACTTCTCCCATCCTGCTTGACATTCGACCAGTTGATGTGAG TATGGAAGGCGAAGATCTGTCTGCAAAGGCCAAAGCAAAGTTCAGTCTGTCAGTTCGAGGCCTTCCACAACCTATGACTTTGGGAGACATAGCAAGAACATGGGATGCTTGTGCACGCAAGGTAATGGAGGAGTACGCGCAGCAGACTGGTGGTGGCAGCTTCAGCTCAAGATACGGAGCTTGGGAGAACTGTGTGAGTGCATGA
- the LOC116254949 gene encoding mediator of RNA polymerase II transcription subunit 15a-like isoform X2, translated as MEGSGWRSAQGDPGMASGDWRSELSTESRQRIVNKIMDTLKKHLPISGPEGLSELNKIAVRFEEKIYAAATSQPDYLRKISLKMLTMESKSSNTNPLASNSAAGIQNSPDPAPHSVQQVRNQGPPLPISLPGQAQARQPMLSQNVQNPVASGNVQITSNMSAALPSITGTGTSLPSAVSQGSTLPSMSGIPQNSVNSSMGQGVPQHMFSNAQRQLQARQQSQQVASQQHQQQPQNQQFYHQQLQQQMSKSKMQQQGNIQSSLLQQSHMQQHQPLLQPNQMQPSQPLMQTTQQPSLQSSQVALQQPQASVMQTTQQSGLQHSQQQSLPQSVSPVIQQHQQSMFRHQQSQQSSVQQHPSVIHQHQPQTNQASVLPSQQQQQLMGQTNSSGVQQNQMLGQQNTVPDLQQQQQRMFSQQNLANMQQQQQQQQQQQQQQQQQQQQQQQQQLLGQHGNIPTMHQQSQQLGQQGSISGLQQHPQLLGSQSGTSNLQQHSHPIHQILQHSKSTIQHQQPQQASSTLLQQQAQQSQTQPLQQQMMPQIQNQPTQLQQQIPLQQQPNNLQRELQKRVQTSGGLLQQPGVVDQQKPQFQSQRVLPEASSAPMETTPQAVHATTIDWQEEVYQKIKALKDLYFDELNDLYQKLTLKCQQQDALSQTQMQSDQIDKLRNYRNVLKTTLTYLTIPKNGISPGFKDKIGSFERQILYILNMFKARKPTQNQQGQQQQLPPPSGGQSLSVQQQQQQLPPPSGSQSLSLQQQQHQPQPQISQLQHNDSHANQLHSVNLQNSLNSMQSSTMTTMQHGSMPLGQNAGIPTSQQNMRNVLQSGSHMDPTQANNLGTLQPNTVSSLSQGGGGTLQQNTVNASQQSALGSLPQSSMNAMQQTNVNTQTNANMLQHQQQLKQMQQRHMQQHIIQQQHKQQIMQQTQLQQQYQQQQLHMHQKQQQSAQLQAHQMTQLHQMNDVSELKVKHGVGLKAGLLQQQQQQHSMGQRAAFQQLKTGTSFSVSSPQLLQTASPQISQHSSPQVDPQSLLTVTSAPKVGTPMQAANSPFVVPSPSTPFSHSPLPADTEKPGTSPLSNTGNTVNQQSTALSAQAQSLAIGTPGISPSPLLAEFTTQDGNLGATAALGPSGKSSTNERPFDRLIKAVSSVSSKAFTSSINDITAVMNLTDRMVGSAPGNGARTAVGEDLAATTRCRIQARSLVAQDGNAASRKMKRSTSAMPLNVVSSAGSINNSLSLLTSVESSELESTATSRVKRQKAEVNQILLDEIKDINEKLIDTIIDVSDEDSDLSSATAEGSGGIVIKCSYNAVALSQNMKSQYALAQISPILPLKLLVPSNYPKTSPILLDIRPVDVSMEGEDLSAKAKAKFSLSVRGLPQPMTLGDIARTWDACARKVMEEYAQQTGGGSFSSRYGAWENCVSA; from the exons AATGGATACACTAAAAAAACATTTACCAATCTCGGGTCCCGAAGGACTTTCTGAACTTAATAAAATTGCTGTcagatttgaagaaaaaatctaTGCTGCTGCAACAAGTCAG CCTGATTATTTGCGGAAAATATCTCTCAAAATGCTTACTATGGAATCAAAATCTTCTAATACAAATCCATTGGCATCAAACTCTGCTGCTGGCATCCAAAATTCACCAGATCCAG CACCACATAGTGTGCAGCAAGTGCGGAATCAGGGACCACCTTTGCCTATTTCCTTACCTGGTCAGGCTCAAGCAAGGCAGCCGATGTTGTCCCAGAATGTTCAAAATCCTGTTGCATctggaaatgtacaaattacTTCAAATATGTCTGCTGCATTGCCTTCTATTACAGGAACAGGGACCAGTCTACCCAGTGCTGTGAGCCAGGGTTCTACTTTACCAAGTATGTCTGGTATTCCTCAGAATTCTGTAAATAGTTCTATGGGGCAGGGTGTTCCACAGCACATGTTTTCAAATGCTCAAAGGCAACTCCAAGCAAGGCAGCAGTCACAACAGGTTGCCTCTCAACAGCATCAGCAACAACCACAAAATCAACAATTTTATCATCAGCAGCTACAGCAACAAATGTCGAAATCGAAAATGCAACAACAGGGAAATATCCAGTCATCACTCTTGCAACAGTCACACATGCAACAACATCAACCACTATTGCAACCAAACCAGATGCAACCTTCGCAACCCCTTATGCAGACAACTCAACAGCCTTCTCTTCAGTCAAGCCAGGTAGCTCTTCAGCAACCACAAGCTTCTGTGATGCAGACAACTCAACAGTCTGGCCTGCAACATAGTCAGCAACAATCGTTGCCGCAGTCTGTTTCACCAGTCATTCAGCAACATCAGCAGTCAATGTTCAGACATCAGCAATCACAGCAATCTTCTGTACAGCAACATCCATCTGTAATTCATCAGCATCAGCCTCAAACGAACCAGGCATCTGTGCTGCCAtcacagcagcagcagcaattgATGGGTCAAACAAATTCTTCAGGCGTACAGCAAAATCAGATGCTGGGACAGCAAAATACTGTGCCAGATttgcagcagcaacagcagagGATGTTCAGTCAGCAGAACCTTGCAAAcatgcagcagcagcaacaacaacaacaacaacagcagcaacaacaacaacaacaacaacaacaacaacaacaacaacagttGCTGGGTCAGCATGGTAATATCCCAACCATGCATCAGCAGTCACAGCAATTAGGCCAACAAGGTAGTATTTCAGGGCTTCAGCAACATCCACAATTACTGGGGTCACAGTCCGGCACTTCTAACCTGCAGCAACACTCGCATCCAATTCATCAGATTCTTCAACATTCTAAGTCTACTATTCAGCATCAACAACCTCAGCAGGCTTCCTCAACATTGCTGCAACAGCAGGCTCAGCAGTCACAGACACAACCATTGCAGCAGCAAATGATGCCCCAGATCCAAAATCAGCCTACGCAATTGCAACAGCAGATCCCATTGCAGCAACAACCAAACAATTTACAGAGGGAGCTCCAGAAAAGAGTTCAAACATCAGGTGGCCTATTGCAACAACCAGGTGTAGTTGACCAGCAGAAACCACAGTTTCAGTCACAAAGAGTGTTGCCAGAAGCTTCGTCAG CACCAATGGAAACAACACCTCAGGCAGTGCATGCGACCACAATTGATTGGCAGGAGGAGGTATATCAGAAG ATAAAAGCTTTGAAAGATTTGTACTTTGATGAGCTTAATGATCTATATCAAAAGCTTACCCTAAAATGCCAACAG CAAGATGCTCTTAGCCAGACGCAGATGCAATCAGATCAAATAGATAAGCTGCGGAATTACAGGAATGTACTAAAGACCACTTTAACATATTTGACCATTCCaaaaaatggtatttcaccaGGTTTCAAAGACAAGATAGGCTCGTTTGAGAGGCAGATTCTGTATATCCTTAATATGTTTAAGGCCAGGAAACCTACTCAAAATCAGCAAGGGCAACAGCAGCAGCTTCCACCCCCATCTGGTGGTCAGTCACTATCTgtgcagcagcaacagcagcagcttCCACCACCATCTGGTAGCCAGTCGCTATCcttgcagcagcagcagcaccaaCCACAACCTCAAATCTCCCAGCTACAACACAATGACAGTCATGCTAACCAGTTGCATTCTGTGAATCTACAGAACTCATTAAATTCAATGCAGTCAAGCACTATGACAACCATGCAGCATGGATCCATGCCTTTAGGACAGAATGCTGGGATTCCAACTTCGCAACAGAACATGCGGAATGTGCTGCAATCTGGGTCACATATGGACCCAACGCAAGCAAATAATTTAGGTACCCTGCAACCAAATACAGTGAGTTCTCTTTCACAAGGTGGTGGAGGAACTTTGCAGCAAAATACTGTTAATGCATCTCAACAATCTGCATTGGGTTCCTTGCCACAAAGTAGTATGAATGCCATGCAGCAAACCAATGTTAATACTCAAACAAATGCTAATATGCTACAGCACCAGCAACAGCTTAAGCAAATGCAACAGCGCCATATGCAGCAGCATATTATACAGCAGCAACATAAGCAACAGATTATGCAGCAGACACAGTTGCAGCAGCAATATCAACAACAACAATTACACATGCATCAAAAGCAACAGCAGTCTGCACAACTTCAGGCTCATCAAATGACACAACTTCATCAGATGAATGATGTCAGTGAGCTGAAAGTAAAACATGGGGTTGGTCTTAAAGCTGGActgctgcagcagcagcagcagcagcactcaATGGGTCAGCGTGCAGCATTTCAACAACTTAAGACGGGAACatcattttcagtttcttctcctCAATTACTTCAGACTGCTTCGCCACAGATCTCCCAACATTCTTCACCACAGGTGGATCCACAAAGTTTGCTGACAGTAACATCTGCTCCAAAAGTTGGTACCCCTATGCAAGCCGCTAATTCACCTTTTGTTGTTCCTTCACCCTCCACTCCTTTCTCCCACTCACCTTTACCAGCTGACACTGAAAAGCCTGGAACTTCACCCCTTTCAAACACAGGAAACACTGTGAACCAACAGTCAACTGCTCTATCAGCTCAGGCACAATCTCTTGCAATTGGTACACCTGGAATATCACCCTCGCCTTTGCTTGCAGAATTTACTACTCAGGATGGAAATCTGGGTGCCACTGCAGCGTTAGGTCCAAGTGGCAAATCAAGCACAAATGAGCGGCCCTTTGATCGGTTGATCAAAGCA GTATCATCTGTGTCATCCAAAGCTTTCACATCATCTATCAATGACATAACTGCTGTCATGAATTTGACTGATCGGATGGTAGGATCAGCACCTGGAAATGGAGCTAGGACTGCTGTTGGAGAGGATTTAGCGGCTACAACTAGATGTCGCATTCAAGCAAGGAGTTTGGTTGCACAAGATGGAAATGCTGCATCAAGGAAGATGAAGCGGAGCACAAGTGCAATGCCACTGAATGTTGTGTCATCGGCTGGAAGCATAAACAACAGTCTTTCTCTGCTTACTAGTGTAGAATCATCTGAATTGGAGTCAACTGCGACATCAAGAGTGAAGAGACAAAAAGCTGAG GTTAATCAGATTCTGCTCGATGAAATTAAggatataaatgagaaacttaTTGACACCATCATTGATGTAAGTGATGAAGATAGTGACTTGTCATCTGCCACTGCTGAAGGAAGTGGTGGGATCGTTATCAAGTGCTCCTATAATGCAGTTGCTCTCAGTCAAAATATGAAATCTCAATATGCACTGGCACAAATT TCACCAATTTTACCGTTGAAGTTGCTTGTTCCTTCAAACTACCCCAAGACTTCTCCCATCCTGCTTGACATTCGACCAGTTGATGTGAG TATGGAAGGCGAAGATCTGTCTGCAAAGGCCAAAGCAAAGTTCAGTCTGTCAGTTCGAGGCCTTCCACAACCTATGACTTTGGGAGACATAGCAAGAACATGGGATGCTTGTGCACGCAAGGTAATGGAGGAGTACGCGCAGCAGACTGGTGGTGGCAGCTTCAGCTCAAGATACGGAGCTTGGGAGAACTGTGTGAGTGCATGA